In a single window of the Silurus meridionalis isolate SWU-2019-XX chromosome 8, ASM1480568v1, whole genome shotgun sequence genome:
- the asmt2 gene encoding acetylserotonin O-methyltransferase 2 isoform X1 encodes MASVSLPHNKNLSAQQALAWLEEMDEADSDEGEISFDQQATDTSSEESEQETEQEPYTPPRKMHRGTGKPCLNQIAKDGTVWVEEDIGMPSAGANHSCFTAQAGPTKSAKRKITSVLQSFLCLVDVGMLQTIRDCTVHQARRTEPDWSLAIHELMAFISILLVRAIMCPVGAIVDCWSESFLVPVIKETMSRDRFISIMQHLRFDYEHMRAERVKTDKFAAISDIWTRFNKNCAESFTPGEHMTIDEQLFPTKVRCPFTQYIATKPDKFGIKFWMATDLETKYVCNASPYLGKDPSRQKGERLAENVVMSLMEPFLDDGRNVTTDNFFTSLSLSHRLLQRKTTLLGTVNKVRRELPQLAKDTAQREVFSTSVLRSGSVFLTIYAPKKNKTVCVLSSMHQNVTIGDGRKRKPNTITDYNHMKCGVDVLDQMARMYSVRAATRRWPVAVFYNMLDLAAVNAYILYKACTRWTGKRRLFLSLLAKELRCRFMQHKEILAQRQAAEAAAAAVPGTVRTTQCQVQESCKRNRSRFTCATCQKYTCAKCRDDRHWVCKRCKA; translated from the exons ATGGCCTCCGTATCACTGCCACACAATAAGAACCTCTCCGCGCAACAGGCTTTGGCCTGGCTTGAGGAAATGGACGAAGCAGACTCTGATGAAGGAGAGATTTCATTTGACCAGCAGGCCACTGATACCTCCTCAGAAGAATCCGAACAGGAAACGGAACAAGAACCCTATACGCCTCCACGGAAGATGCACCGTGGTACTGGGAAGCCCTGTCTGAACCAGATTGCAAAAGACGGCACTGTGTGGGTAGAGGAGGACATTGGAATGCCCAGTGCAGGAGCAAATCACTCGTGCTTCACTGCGCAAGCTGGACCCACAAAGTCTGCTAAG CGTAAAATTACAAGCGTGCTCCAAAGCTTCCTTTGCCTGGTAGACGTGGGAATGCTGCAGACCATCAGGGACTGCACGGTCCATCAAGCCCGCAGAACAGAGCCGGACTGGAGTTTGGCAATTCATGAACTGATGgcattcatttcaattctgttAGTAAGAGCAATCATGTGTCCCGTTGGTGCCATTGTGGATTGCTGGTCAGAAAGCTTTCTGGTGCCAGTAATCAAAGAGACAATGTCCCGAGATAGATTTATTTCAATTATGCAACACCTTCGATTTGATTACGAGCACATGCGGGCAGAACGGGTTAAAACAGACAAATTTGCTGCGATCTCCGACATCTGGACACGCTTCAACAAGAACTGTGCTGAGAGTTTCACTCCAGGAGAACACATGACCATAGATGAACAGCTGTTCCCTACCAAGGTTCGTTGTCCATTCACACAGTATATCGCAACCAAGCCAGACAAATTTGGGATCAAGTTCTGGATGGCCACGGATTTGGAGACCAAATATGTCTGCAATGCATCTCCTTACTTGGGAAAGGACCCCAGTCGTCAGAAGGGAGAGAGGCTGGCAGAGAACGTGGTCATGAGTCTGATGGAGCCATTTTTGGATGATGGGAGAAATGTCACGACGGACaatttctttacttcactgtcACTGTCGCACAGACTGCTGCAGCGCAAAACAACGCTACTGGGCACGGTGAATAAAGTCCGGCGTGAACTTCCTCAACTTGCAAAAGACACTGCACAGCGAGAGGTATTCTCCACTTCAGTGCTTAGAAGTGGCAGTGTCTTCTTAACAATTTATgcacctaaaaaaaacaagactgtgtgtgttttaagttcCATGCACCAAAACGTGACAATCGGTGACGGCAGAAAGAGGAAACCCAACACGATAACAGACTATAACCACATGAag TGTGGTGTAGACGTGTTGGACCAAATGGCGCGGATGTATTCCGTAAGAGCAGCAACACGCAGGTGGCCAGTAGCGGTTTTTTACAATATGCTGGACCTGGCGGCGGTGAATGCCTACATTTTGTACAAGGCATGTACACGGTGGACAGGCAAAAGAAGATTGTTTCTGAGTCTTCTAGCTAAGGAACTTCGTTGCCGATTCATGCAGCACAAGGAAATATTGGCACAGAGGCAGGCTGCTGAAGCTGCTGCAGCTGCTGTGCCAGGGACTGTACGGACAACGCAGTGCCAGGTGCAAGAGAGCTGCAAAAGGAATCGCAGCAGGTTTACCTGTGCAACATGTCAGAAATACACCTGTGCCAAATGCAGGGATGATAGACATTGGGTCTGCAAACGCTGTAAAGCTTGA
- the asmt2 gene encoding acetylserotonin O-methyltransferase 2 isoform X2: MASVSLPHNKNLSAQQALAWLEEMDEADSDEGEISFDQQATDTSSEESEQETEQEPYTPPRKMHRGTGKPCLNQIAKDGTVWVEEDIGMPSAGANHSCFTAQAGPTKSAKRKITSVLQSFLCLVDVGMLQTIRDCTVHQARRTEPDWSLAIHELMAFISILLVRAIMCPVGAIVDCWSESFLVPVIKETMSRDRFISIMQHLRFDYEHMRAERVKTDKFAAISDIWTRFNKNCAESFTPGEHMTIDEQLFPTKVRCPFTQYIATKPDKFGIKFWMATDLETKYVCNASPYLGKDPSRQKGERLAENVVMSLMEPFLDDGRNVTTDNFFTSLSLSHRLLQRKTTLLGTVNKVRRELPQLAKDTAQREFHAPKRDNR, from the exons ATGGCCTCCGTATCACTGCCACACAATAAGAACCTCTCCGCGCAACAGGCTTTGGCCTGGCTTGAGGAAATGGACGAAGCAGACTCTGATGAAGGAGAGATTTCATTTGACCAGCAGGCCACTGATACCTCCTCAGAAGAATCCGAACAGGAAACGGAACAAGAACCCTATACGCCTCCACGGAAGATGCACCGTGGTACTGGGAAGCCCTGTCTGAACCAGATTGCAAAAGACGGCACTGTGTGGGTAGAGGAGGACATTGGAATGCCCAGTGCAGGAGCAAATCACTCGTGCTTCACTGCGCAAGCTGGACCCACAAAGTCTGCTAAG CGTAAAATTACAAGCGTGCTCCAAAGCTTCCTTTGCCTGGTAGACGTGGGAATGCTGCAGACCATCAGGGACTGCACGGTCCATCAAGCCCGCAGAACAGAGCCGGACTGGAGTTTGGCAATTCATGAACTGATGgcattcatttcaattctgttAGTAAGAGCAATCATGTGTCCCGTTGGTGCCATTGTGGATTGCTGGTCAGAAAGCTTTCTGGTGCCAGTAATCAAAGAGACAATGTCCCGAGATAGATTTATTTCAATTATGCAACACCTTCGATTTGATTACGAGCACATGCGGGCAGAACGGGTTAAAACAGACAAATTTGCTGCGATCTCCGACATCTGGACACGCTTCAACAAGAACTGTGCTGAGAGTTTCACTCCAGGAGAACACATGACCATAGATGAACAGCTGTTCCCTACCAAGGTTCGTTGTCCATTCACACAGTATATCGCAACCAAGCCAGACAAATTTGGGATCAAGTTCTGGATGGCCACGGATTTGGAGACCAAATATGTCTGCAATGCATCTCCTTACTTGGGAAAGGACCCCAGTCGTCAGAAGGGAGAGAGGCTGGCAGAGAACGTGGTCATGAGTCTGATGGAGCCATTTTTGGATGATGGGAGAAATGTCACGACGGACaatttctttacttcactgtcACTGTCGCACAGACTGCTGCAGCGCAAAACAACGCTACTGGGCACGGTGAATAAAGTCCGGCGTGAACTTCCTCAACTTGCAAAAGACACTGCACAGCGAGAG ttcCATGCACCAAAACGTGACAATCGGTGA